The sequence below is a genomic window from Saccopteryx leptura isolate mSacLep1 chromosome 3, mSacLep1_pri_phased_curated, whole genome shotgun sequence.
CAGCCCCCGCCCCTCTTTGCTTCCCGGACGGCTGAGCGACTCCCGGGGGAAGCTGTTCCCGGACGCTCGGCCTCCGCCCGGGCATCTCGACTGCCAGCCCGGTTGGGCACCGGGCATCTACGAATATAGCCCTGCCCAGCACTGGCCATCTCCGGGCACCTACTGTCTCCGGCACCGCCCCAGCTTCTCGCGACCCCGGGGCCGTGGACTTcgcgccctcccctcccccgaccGTTGGCCAGGACGCCCGTGAGCTCTCGGGCCCCAGCCCCTTTGGCTGCTGCCGCTATGCTGCCCTGGAGACGTAACAAATTCGTGCTGGTGGAGGATGAGGCTAAGTGCAAGGCGAAGAGCCTGAGTCCGGGACTCGCCTACACGTCGCTGCTCTCCAGCTTCCTGCGCTCCTGCCCCGACCTGCTGCCCGACTGGCCGCTGGAGCGCCTGGGCCGAGTGTTCCGCAGCCGGCGCCAGAAAGTGGAACTCAACAAGGAGGACCCGACCTACACCGTGTGGTACCTGGGCAACGCCGTCACCCTGCACGCCAAGGGCGACGGCTGCACCGACGACGCTGTGAGCAAGATCTGGGCGCGCTGCGGGCCTGGCGGGGGCACCAAGATGAAGCTGACGCTGGGGCCTCACGGCATCCGTATGCAGCCGTGCGAGCGCAGCGCTGCTGGGGGGTCGGGGGGCCGCAGGCCGACGCACGCCTACCTGCTACCGCGCATCACCTACTGCACGGCGGACGGGCGCCACCCGCGCGTCTTCGCCTGGGTCTATCGCCACCAGGCGCGCCACAAGGCTGTGGTGCTGCGCTGCCACGCCGTGCTGCTGGCGCGGGCGCACAAGGCGCGCGCCCTGGCTCGCTTGCTCCGCCAGACCGCGCTGGCGGCCTTTAGCGACTTCAAGCGCCTGCAGCGCCAGAGCGACGCGCGCCACGTGCGCCAGCAGCACCTCCGCGCCGGGGGCGCCGCCGCCTCGGTGCCCCGCGCCCCGCTCCGCCGGCTGCTCAACGCCAAGTGCGCCTACCGGCCTCCGCCCGCCGAGC
It includes:
- the FAM43B gene encoding protein FAM43B, which translates into the protein MLPWRRNKFVLVEDEAKCKAKSLSPGLAYTSLLSSFLRSCPDLLPDWPLERLGRVFRSRRQKVELNKEDPTYTVWYLGNAVTLHAKGDGCTDDAVSKIWARCGPGGGTKMKLTLGPHGIRMQPCERSAAGGSGGRRPTHAYLLPRITYCTADGRHPRVFAWVYRHQARHKAVVLRCHAVLLARAHKARALARLLRQTALAAFSDFKRLQRQSDARHVRQQHLRAGGAAASVPRAPLRRLLNAKCAYRPPPAERGRGVPRLSSIQEEDEEEDQDTEEGHEGAPQPERSEVLSLTRELRTCSLRGAPAPLPPVQPRRWKAGPKERAGQAR